The Dehalococcoidia bacterium DNA segment CTGGGAGTGTGGAGCGTGGCGAGAATAAGGTGTCCGGTTTCCGCAGCGGTTAACGCTATGGCGATGGTCTCCAGGTCCCGCATCTCTCCTACCAGGACAACATTGGGGTCCTGGCGCAGGGTGTGCTTAAGGGCGTTAGCGAAGCTCATGGTGTCGGTCCCAACCTCTCGTTGCGTGATTAAGCATTTATCGTTCTTATGGAGAAACTCGATAGGGTCTTCGATGGTGACAACACTTCGGCTCCTCAGGCTATTGAGATGCTTGATCATTGCGGCAAGGGTGGTCGATTTGCCACTACCTGCGGGGCCGGTGACCAGCACCAACCCGTGTTCCTTCAAGACCAGGTCTTTGCATACATCGGGCAGCCCTAGCTGCTCAATTTCGGGGAGATCTGTTTGAAGCATACGGAAGCAGAGACTAATGGTACCCCTCTGTATGCAGGCATTGGCGCGGAAGCGTCCAACTTCCGAAATGCTATAGGCGAAGTCCAGTTCCCATTCCCGTTCAAATGTCACCCTTTGTTCCTCAGTGGTAGTATCTTTAAGGATCTGCTCCATGTCCTGGGCGGTTAGGCTTGGC contains these protein-coding regions:
- a CDS encoding type IV pilus twitching motility protein PilT, translated to MHIDDLLRDTVERGASDLHLTAGVPPVARVDGELVPNDSLPSLTAQDMEQILKDTTTEEQRVTFEREWELDFAYSISEVGRFRANACIQRGTISLCFRMLQTDLPEIEQLGLPDVCKDLVLKEHGLVLVTGPAGSGKSTTLAAMIKHLNSLRSRSVVTIEDPIEFLHKNDKCLITQREVGTDTMSFANALKHTLRQDPNVVLVGEMRDLETIAIALTAAETGHLILATLHTPSAPQAIDRVIDVFPPYQQQQVRVQLSTVLQGVLYQTLIPRLDGRGRAVAVEVMVANDAIRNLIRESRTSQMWSTMQTSSRYGMQTIDQAIMQLYHRRIISLEEALRRCQEPDSARKSLARTVER